Proteins encoded by one window of Streptomyces sp. NBC_01571:
- a CDS encoding 4-hydroxybenzoate 3-monooxygenase, translated as MRTTVGIVGGGPAGLLLARLLHRAGVGSVVLEGRSRAYVERRQRAGMLEQGTVDALRECGAGDRLDVEGLPHSGIELRFERERHHIDFPALTGGRGVMIYPQTEIVKDLIALQLADGPPLLFEAQVLAVESPLSDSPVVRFVHEGREQTLDCAYVVGCDGGHSVAREAFPAGTLRTYARDYPYSWLGILADVPPAGQELVYARGATGFALQSMRSPTVSRLYLQVPNGTDPDDWSDERIWDELAARFAVDGDWRLNRGPITAKSVTPLRSRVHEPLRHGRLLLAGDAAHTVPPTGAKGLNLAVSDVRVLAHGLIELHRTGSAQLLDRYSQLCLDRVWQATRFSYDMTRMLHAQPDGDVFDHRIQLARLRRITTSRPAAAELAANYTGLPLGR; from the coding sequence ATGCGGACCACGGTCGGCATCGTGGGCGGCGGCCCCGCCGGGCTCCTGCTGGCCCGGCTGCTGCACCGCGCGGGCGTCGGCTCCGTCGTCCTGGAAGGCAGGTCGCGCGCCTACGTCGAACGCCGCCAGCGCGCCGGGATGCTGGAGCAGGGCACGGTCGACGCGCTGCGGGAATGCGGCGCCGGCGACCGTCTCGACGTCGAGGGCCTGCCCCACAGCGGCATCGAGCTGCGCTTCGAGCGCGAGCGCCACCACATCGACTTCCCCGCCCTGACCGGCGGCCGCGGCGTCATGATCTACCCGCAGACGGAGATCGTGAAGGACCTGATCGCCCTCCAACTGGCGGACGGGCCACCGCTGTTGTTCGAGGCCCAGGTGCTCGCCGTCGAGAGTCCGCTGAGCGACTCACCGGTCGTGCGTTTCGTGCACGAGGGCCGCGAACAGACCCTGGACTGCGCCTACGTGGTGGGCTGCGACGGCGGTCACAGCGTCGCCCGCGAGGCCTTCCCCGCCGGGACGCTCCGCACCTACGCCCGCGACTACCCGTACTCCTGGCTCGGGATCCTCGCCGATGTGCCGCCCGCCGGCCAGGAGTTGGTCTACGCGCGCGGGGCGACCGGTTTCGCCCTGCAGAGCATGCGCTCGCCCACGGTCTCGCGGCTCTACTTACAGGTCCCGAACGGCACCGACCCCGACGACTGGTCCGACGAGCGCATCTGGGACGAGCTCGCCGCGCGCTTCGCGGTCGACGGCGACTGGCGGCTGAACCGTGGCCCCATCACGGCCAAGTCCGTGACGCCGCTGCGCAGTCGCGTCCACGAGCCGCTGCGCCACGGCCGGCTCCTCCTCGCCGGGGACGCCGCCCACACCGTGCCGCCGACCGGCGCCAAGGGACTCAACCTCGCCGTCTCCGACGTGCGGGTCCTGGCCCACGGCCTCATCGAGCTGCACCGCACGGGTTCCGCCCAACTCCTCGATCGTTACTCGCAGTTGTGTCTCGACCGGGTCTGGCAGGCCACACGGTTCTCGTACGACATGACTAGGATGTTGCATGCTCAACCAGATGGGGATGTCTTCGACCACCGGATCCAGCTCGCCCGGCTCCGTCGGATCACGACCTCCCGCCCGGCGGCCGCGGAACTGGCCGCGAACTACACGGGACTGCCGTTGGGACGGTGA
- the trxA gene encoding thioredoxin produces the protein MSRTMELTKENFDQTVTDNEFVLIDFWASWCGPCRQFAPVYEKAAEANPDLVFAKVDTEAQPELAAAFEIQSIPTLMIVRDQVAIFSQPGSLPEAALEDVIGQARKLDMDEVRKSIADQQQAQQGQQAQQGE, from the coding sequence ATGAGCAGGACGATGGAGCTGACCAAGGAGAACTTCGACCAGACGGTCACGGACAACGAGTTCGTCCTGATCGACTTCTGGGCCTCGTGGTGCGGGCCGTGCCGTCAGTTCGCCCCGGTCTACGAGAAGGCCGCCGAGGCCAACCCCGACCTGGTCTTCGCCAAGGTGGACACGGAGGCGCAGCCGGAGCTGGCCGCGGCCTTCGAGATCCAGTCCATCCCGACCCTGATGATCGTCCGCGACCAGGTCGCGATCTTCTCCCAGCCCGGATCGCTGCCCGAGGCCGCTCTGGAGGACGTCATCGGACAGGCCCGGAAGCTGGACATGGACGAGGTCCGCAAGTCCATCGCGGACCAGCAGCAGGCCCAGCAGGGACAGCAGGCCCAGCAGGGCGAGTGA
- a CDS encoding ABC-F family ATP-binding cassette domain-containing protein: protein MITVRGVDVRVGARLLLSDISFHISPGDRIGLVGRNGAGKTTLLNALAGRVRPAAGSVAVTGQLGHLAQDSRAADPQVTVTDRILSARGLDRAVRALRTAETAMADGTERAMNAYVRAEAEFQARGGYAAEAEAARVAAGLGLPTRVMDQPLGALSGGQRRRVELARILFADHGTLLLDEPTNHLDADSIGWLRGFLTNHQGGLVLISHDTSLLAAVVNRVFHLDPRRATLDVHNTDWHTYLAQRDAAERRRARERAGAERKASALHAQADRMRANVATAVAAKNMARRADRLLAGLEPVRRRDKVARIRLPEPAPCGRMPLGTAALSKSYGEHRVLRGVDLAVDRGSRLVVLGPNGAGKTTLLRLLAGRETPDDGRVVHGHGLRIGYFAQEHDTLDPTDTVRGHLAAAAPHLTDGEVRRVLGAFLFTGDDAGKRVDVLSGGEKTRLALAGLVHSGANVLLLDEPTNNLDPASRAEVLTAVGAYPGAIVMVTHDEGALRALRPDRVLLLPDADEDLWSEEYLGLVALA, encoded by the coding sequence ATGATCACCGTGCGCGGTGTCGACGTGCGCGTCGGCGCACGACTGCTGCTGTCCGACATCTCCTTCCACATCTCCCCCGGCGACCGCATCGGCCTGGTCGGCCGCAACGGCGCGGGCAAGACCACCCTGCTGAACGCCCTCGCGGGACGGGTACGCCCCGCGGCCGGGTCCGTCGCCGTCACCGGGCAGCTCGGCCACCTCGCCCAGGACTCCCGCGCCGCCGACCCGCAGGTCACGGTCACCGACCGGATCCTGTCGGCGCGCGGCCTCGACCGTGCCGTCCGCGCACTGCGCACGGCGGAGACCGCGATGGCCGACGGGACCGAGCGCGCGATGAACGCCTATGTGCGCGCCGAGGCGGAGTTCCAGGCACGCGGAGGCTACGCGGCCGAGGCGGAGGCGGCCCGGGTCGCCGCGGGCCTCGGGCTGCCGACGCGGGTGATGGACCAGCCGCTCGGTGCCCTGTCGGGTGGGCAGCGCCGCCGGGTCGAACTGGCCCGCATCCTCTTCGCGGACCACGGCACACTGCTCCTGGACGAGCCGACGAACCACCTGGACGCCGACTCGATCGGCTGGCTGCGCGGCTTCCTGACGAACCATCAGGGAGGTCTCGTCCTGATCAGCCACGACACCTCGCTGCTGGCCGCCGTGGTCAACCGCGTCTTCCACCTGGACCCGCGCCGCGCCACGCTCGACGTCCACAACACGGACTGGCACACCTACCTCGCCCAGCGGGACGCCGCGGAGCGGCGCCGGGCGCGGGAGCGGGCCGGCGCCGAGCGCAAGGCCTCCGCCCTGCACGCCCAGGCGGACCGGATGCGCGCGAACGTCGCGACCGCCGTGGCGGCGAAGAACATGGCCCGGCGCGCCGACCGCCTGCTGGCCGGGCTCGAACCGGTCAGGCGGCGGGACAAGGTCGCCCGGATTCGGCTGCCGGAGCCCGCCCCCTGCGGGCGGATGCCGCTCGGCACGGCCGCCCTCTCGAAGTCGTACGGCGAGCACCGCGTCCTGCGCGGCGTCGACCTGGCCGTGGACCGCGGCAGCCGCCTGGTGGTCCTCGGGCCGAACGGCGCGGGCAAGACGACGCTGCTGCGGCTGCTCGCCGGCCGGGAGACCCCGGACGACGGCCGCGTGGTCCACGGTCACGGGCTGCGGATCGGCTACTTCGCGCAGGAACACGACACGCTCGACCCGACGGACACGGTCCGCGGTCACCTGGCCGCAGCCGCCCCGCACCTCACCGACGGGGAGGTGCGGCGCGTGCTCGGCGCGTTCCTGTTCACCGGGGACGACGCCGGCAAACGCGTCGACGTCCTGTCCGGCGGCGAGAAGACCCGCCTCGCCCTGGCGGGGCTGGTCCACTCCGGCGCCAACGTCCTGCTGCTCGACGAGCCCACCAACAACCTGGACCCGGCCTCCCGCGCCGAGGTGCTGACCGCGGTGGGCGCGTATCCGGGCGCGATCGTCATGGTCACCCACGACGAGGGCGCGCTCCGGGCCCTGCGCCCGGACCGGGTGCTGCTGCTCCCGGACGCGGACGAGGACCTGTGGAGCGAGGAGTACCTGGGGCTGGTGGCACTGGCGTGA
- a CDS encoding peptide deformylase: MASERDLAPRPLNDLVEQLLDREGPLPIVAAGNPVLRRPAEPFDGQLDPGLLSRFVAALRATMHAAPGVGLAAPQVGVPLRLAVIEDPAPVSEEVRVVRGRVPQPFRVLVNPVYEGVGAARAVFFEGCLSVPGWQAVVARHAEVRLTALDELGRTVDEVFTGWPARIVQHETDHLDGVLYLDRAEVRSLSSNQAMAERWTQPTPAEAAAALGFTLPD, from the coding sequence ATGGCATCCGAACGTGACCTCGCCCCCCGCCCGCTGAACGACCTGGTCGAGCAACTGCTGGACCGGGAAGGCCCGTTGCCGATCGTGGCCGCCGGGAACCCGGTGCTGCGCCGCCCCGCCGAGCCGTTCGACGGTCAGCTGGACCCGGGGCTGCTGAGCCGGTTCGTCGCCGCGTTGCGCGCGACCATGCACGCGGCGCCGGGGGTGGGCCTCGCGGCGCCCCAGGTCGGCGTCCCGCTGCGGCTCGCGGTCATCGAGGATCCGGCGCCGGTGTCCGAGGAGGTGCGGGTGGTACGCGGACGGGTCCCGCAGCCGTTCCGGGTGCTGGTGAATCCGGTGTACGAGGGGGTCGGCGCGGCTCGGGCGGTGTTCTTCGAGGGGTGCCTGAGCGTGCCGGGGTGGCAGGCCGTGGTGGCCCGGCACGCCGAGGTGCGGCTGACGGCGCTCGACGAGCTGGGCCGTACGGTCGACGAGGTGTTCACGGGCTGGCCGGCACGGATCGTGCAGCACGAGACGGACCATCTGGACGGTGTGCTGTACCTGGACCGCGCGGAGGTGCGCTCACTGTCCTCGAACCAGGCGATGGCGGAACGCTGGACACAGCCGACCCCGGCGGAGGCGGCGGCGGCCTTGGGTTTCACACTGCCGGACTGA
- a CDS encoding flotillin family protein codes for MPMVVGVVAGTVVLALIFVIVVFKLMWRVAEPNEALIISGSKHRTEGLEEGMGFRIVTGRGTLVMPGVQAVRKISLDLNETELHVDCVTTQGIPLKVRGVVIFKVGDDFVSIANAGRRFLDQQKMMSERVHNVFAGHLRSIVGGLTVEDMIRDREKLTGQTRAACGTEMEKLGLIVDSLQIHEIEDPTGYIKNLAMPHAAAVQRDARIAQAEANRLATEAEQKAAARMSEATRDSEILQAGYQAERDKAAAKSRQAGPLAEAAARQDVVVQETRIAELEAQRREQQLQADVRKPADAQAYETRARAEAERDARISAAQAKAKETELAAAAEANRVKTAANAEAEATKARGAAAAMATKATGEAEAAAAQAKGLAAAEATRAQGLAEAETIKARAAALAENQEAVVAQQLAENWPEIVQAGASAFGNVDHMVLLNGADGMSDMFAKALTMGGTGLGLARQLLSSMNQDGAGAGNGAVVNGFVPPRAEKVPVEGDGK; via the coding sequence ATGCCGATGGTTGTCGGCGTCGTGGCGGGGACGGTTGTCCTCGCACTGATCTTCGTGATCGTGGTCTTCAAGCTCATGTGGCGGGTGGCGGAGCCCAACGAGGCACTGATCATCTCCGGTTCGAAGCATCGGACCGAAGGCCTCGAAGAGGGCATGGGTTTCCGTATCGTGACGGGGCGCGGCACGCTGGTGATGCCGGGTGTGCAGGCGGTGCGGAAGATCTCGCTGGACCTCAACGAGACCGAGTTGCACGTGGACTGCGTGACCACGCAGGGCATTCCGCTGAAGGTGCGGGGCGTGGTCATCTTCAAGGTGGGCGACGACTTCGTGTCGATCGCCAACGCGGGGCGGCGGTTCCTCGACCAGCAGAAGATGATGTCGGAGCGGGTGCACAACGTGTTCGCCGGTCATCTGCGGTCCATCGTCGGCGGGTTGACCGTCGAGGACATGATCCGCGACCGGGAGAAACTGACCGGTCAGACGCGGGCCGCGTGCGGTACCGAGATGGAGAAGCTGGGTCTGATCGTCGACTCGCTGCAGATCCACGAGATCGAGGACCCGACCGGTTACATCAAGAACCTCGCGATGCCGCACGCCGCCGCCGTACAGCGCGACGCGCGCATCGCGCAGGCGGAGGCGAATCGTCTCGCCACCGAGGCCGAGCAGAAGGCGGCGGCCCGGATGTCGGAGGCGACCCGGGACAGCGAGATCCTGCAGGCCGGTTACCAGGCCGAGCGTGACAAGGCGGCGGCGAAGTCGCGGCAGGCCGGTCCGCTCGCCGAGGCCGCGGCCCGGCAGGACGTCGTCGTGCAGGAGACCCGGATCGCCGAACTCGAGGCGCAGCGGCGGGAACAGCAGCTCCAGGCCGACGTCCGCAAGCCGGCGGACGCCCAGGCGTACGAGACCCGTGCGCGGGCCGAGGCGGAGCGCGACGCGCGGATCTCCGCCGCGCAGGCCAAGGCCAAGGAGACCGAACTCGCGGCGGCGGCCGAGGCGAACCGGGTGAAGACCGCCGCCAACGCCGAGGCCGAGGCGACGAAGGCGCGGGGTGCCGCGGCCGCCATGGCGACCAAGGCCACCGGTGAGGCCGAGGCCGCCGCCGCCCAGGCCAAGGGCCTCGCGGCCGCCGAGGCGACCCGTGCGCAGGGTCTCGCTGAGGCGGAGACCATCAAGGCGCGGGCCGCGGCCCTCGCCGAGAACCAGGAGGCCGTGGTCGCCCAGCAACTCGCCGAGAACTGGCCGGAGATCGTCCAGGCGGGCGCGAGCGCGTTCGGCAACGTCGACCACATGGTGCTGCTCAACGGCGCCGACGGCATGTCGGACATGTTCGCCAAGGCGCTCACCATGGGCGGCACGGGCCTGGGTCTGGCCCGGCAGTTGCTCTCGTCGATGAATCAGGACGGGGCCGGCGCGGGCAACGGCGCCGTCGTCAACGGATTCGTGCCGCCGCGTGCGGAGAAGGTGCCGGTGGAGGGGGACGGCAAGTGA
- a CDS encoding NAD(P)/FAD-dependent oxidoreductase, producing MTETESIAYDVVVLGAGPVGENVADRARAAGLSAAIVENELVGGECSYWACMPSKALLRPAIARADARRVPGLSGAVQGPLDAPAVLAHRDYYTSNWKDDGQVAWLDGIGADLYRGHGRLAGPRRVSVEGPDGELRFLTARHAVAVCTGTRALLPGLPGLAEVKPWTSREATSAHEVPDRLIVVGGGVVAVEMATAWQALGSRVTVLVRGHALLPRMEPFAGELVADALKEAGAEVRTGTSVTGVTREGSTVVALTDTGDRIEADEILFATGRVPHTEDIGLDTVGLEPGSWLDVDDSLRVTGSEWLYAVGDVNHRALLTHQGKYQARIAGAAIAARAAGVPLLESDPWGAHAATADHAAVPQVVFTDPEAAAVGLSLAEAESAGLRVRAVDVDMSSVAGAGLYADGYRGKARMVVDINREIVVGLTLVGPGVGELIHSATVAVAGEVPVSRLWHAVPSYPTVSEVWLRLLEAYRDA from the coding sequence ATGACGGAAACGGAATCCATCGCCTACGACGTTGTGGTGCTCGGCGCCGGTCCCGTGGGGGAGAACGTCGCCGACCGCGCCCGCGCGGCCGGCCTCTCCGCCGCGATCGTGGAGAACGAGCTGGTCGGAGGCGAGTGCTCGTACTGGGCCTGCATGCCCAGCAAGGCCCTCCTGCGCCCGGCCATCGCCCGCGCCGACGCCCGCCGCGTGCCCGGCCTGAGCGGGGCCGTGCAGGGCCCGCTCGACGCCCCCGCGGTGCTCGCCCACCGTGACTACTACACCTCCAACTGGAAGGACGACGGACAGGTCGCCTGGCTCGACGGCATCGGAGCCGATCTCTACCGCGGACACGGACGTCTCGCCGGGCCGCGCCGGGTGAGCGTCGAGGGCCCGGACGGTGAGCTGCGGTTCCTCACCGCGCGGCACGCGGTAGCCGTGTGCACCGGCACCCGCGCGCTGCTGCCCGGCCTGCCCGGACTCGCCGAGGTCAAGCCCTGGACCAGCCGCGAGGCCACCAGCGCCCACGAGGTGCCGGACCGGCTCATCGTGGTCGGCGGCGGTGTGGTCGCCGTCGAGATGGCCACGGCCTGGCAGGCCCTCGGTTCCCGGGTCACCGTCCTCGTCCGCGGCCACGCCCTGCTGCCCAGGATGGAGCCCTTCGCCGGTGAGCTGGTCGCCGACGCGCTCAAGGAGGCGGGCGCCGAGGTCCGCACCGGTACCTCGGTGACCGGGGTGACGCGCGAGGGTTCGACCGTGGTGGCCCTGACGGACACCGGCGACCGCATCGAGGCGGACGAGATCCTCTTCGCCACCGGGCGGGTGCCCCACACCGAGGACATCGGCCTCGACACGGTCGGCCTGGAGCCGGGCTCGTGGCTCGACGTCGACGACAGCCTGCGGGTGACCGGCAGCGAGTGGCTGTACGCCGTCGGAGACGTCAACCACCGCGCGCTCCTCACCCACCAGGGCAAGTACCAGGCGAGGATCGCGGGCGCCGCCATCGCCGCCCGCGCCGCCGGCGTCCCGCTCCTGGAGAGCGACCCCTGGGGCGCGCACGCCGCGACCGCCGACCATGCGGCCGTCCCTCAGGTCGTCTTCACCGACCCGGAGGCCGCGGCCGTGGGGCTCTCCCTCGCCGAGGCCGAGAGCGCGGGCCTGCGGGTCCGCGCCGTCGACGTCGACATGTCCTCCGTGGCGGGCGCGGGCCTGTACGCCGACGGCTACCGCGGCAAGGCCCGCATGGTCGTCGACATCAACCGCGAGATCGTGGTCGGGCTCACGCTCGTCGGACCCGGGGTGGGCGAACTCATCCACTCGGCCACGGTCGCGGTCGCCGGCGAGGTGCCGGTCAGCCGCCTGTGGCACGCCGTGCCCTCCTATCCGACGGTGAGCGAGGTGTGGCTGCGGCTGCTGGAGGCGTACCGGGACGCGTAG
- a CDS encoding aldehyde dehydrogenase family protein — protein sequence MPLLDPRTWQSRTPAGGEYAVTEPATGETLATVTLAAAEDVTAAAREAHTARSAWAGTPHFVRAAVLRRAGDLFATHADELREWIVRESGSVPGKADFELHVAAQECYEAAALASRPTGQILPSEAPRLSYTRRVPVGVVGVIAPFNAPLILSIRSVAPALALGNAVVLKPDPRTAVCGGLALAAVFAEAGLPEGLLHVLPGGVEAGRALVADPLVPVISFTGSTAAGRAVGEAAGRHLKRAHLELGGNSALVVLEDADIDAVISTAAWGSFFHQGQICMTTGRHLVHASLYEEYVERLAAKADSLAVGDPHREQVHLGPVIDGAQLAKIQGLVEASTARGAKLAAGGTHERLFYRPTVLAGVDDASPAYAEEVFGPVAPVRSFADADEAVALASAGPYGLSLGIVTRDTARGLDLAERIPTGIAHINDQTVNDEAVAPFGGTGASGTGARFGGEANLEAFTEVRWTTVRGDVAPYPF from the coding sequence ATGCCGCTGCTCGACCCCAGGACCTGGCAGTCCCGCACTCCGGCGGGCGGTGAGTACGCCGTCACCGAGCCCGCCACCGGCGAGACACTCGCCACCGTCACCCTCGCCGCCGCCGAGGACGTCACGGCGGCCGCGCGGGAGGCCCATACGGCCCGGTCCGCCTGGGCCGGTACACCGCACTTCGTCCGCGCCGCGGTCCTGCGCAGGGCCGGCGACCTCTTCGCCACGCACGCCGACGAACTGCGCGAGTGGATCGTGCGCGAGTCCGGCTCCGTTCCCGGCAAGGCCGACTTCGAGCTGCACGTCGCCGCCCAGGAGTGCTACGAGGCCGCCGCCCTCGCCTCCCGCCCCACGGGCCAGATCCTGCCCTCGGAGGCGCCGCGGCTGTCGTACACCCGGCGCGTCCCGGTCGGCGTCGTGGGCGTGATCGCCCCCTTCAACGCCCCGCTCATCCTGTCCATCCGCTCGGTGGCCCCGGCACTCGCGCTCGGCAACGCCGTGGTGCTGAAGCCGGATCCGCGCACCGCGGTCTGCGGAGGCCTCGCGCTCGCGGCCGTCTTCGCCGAGGCGGGCCTCCCGGAAGGGCTGCTCCACGTCCTGCCCGGCGGCGTCGAGGCGGGCCGGGCGCTGGTGGCCGACCCGCTGGTCCCGGTGATCTCCTTCACCGGCTCGACGGCCGCCGGACGCGCGGTGGGTGAGGCGGCCGGCCGGCACCTCAAGCGCGCCCACCTGGAACTGGGCGGCAACTCGGCCCTCGTCGTACTGGAGGACGCCGACATCGACGCGGTCATCTCGACGGCGGCCTGGGGCTCGTTCTTCCACCAGGGCCAGATCTGCATGACGACGGGCCGCCACCTCGTCCACGCGTCGCTGTACGAGGAGTACGTCGAGCGGCTCGCCGCCAAGGCCGACTCGCTCGCCGTGGGCGACCCGCACCGGGAGCAGGTACACCTGGGGCCCGTCATCGACGGCGCCCAACTCGCCAAGATCCAGGGCCTGGTGGAAGCCAGTACGGCGCGCGGGGCGAAGCTGGCGGCGGGCGGCACGCACGAGAGGCTGTTCTACCGGCCGACCGTGCTCGCCGGGGTCGACGACGCGAGCCCCGCGTACGCCGAGGAGGTCTTCGGCCCGGTCGCGCCGGTACGGTCCTTCGCGGACGCCGACGAGGCCGTGGCCCTCGCCTCGGCGGGACCCTACGGCCTCTCGCTCGGCATCGTCACCCGGGACACCGCGCGCGGCCTCGACCTGGCCGAGCGCATCCCGACCGGGATCGCCCACATCAACGACCAGACCGTCAACGACGAGGCGGTCGCCCCGTTCGGCGGCACGGGCGCCTCCGGAACCGGCGCCCGCTTCGGCGGCGAGGCCAACCTGGAGGCCTTCACCGAGGTGCGCTGGACGACCGTGCGCGGGGACGTGGCACCGTACCCGTTCTGA
- a CDS encoding amidase, producing MADDRAAGLAECARALAAGEVSSRELVERALARIETTQPSLNAFRLVRAEAALDEADAADRELAAGHRRPLLGVPVAVKDDMDVAGEPTAFGCRGVFPPEARDGEAVRRLRAAGAIVIGKTNTCELGQWPFTEGPAFGATRNPWHADHTPGGSSGGSAAAVAAGLVPAALGSDGAGSVRIPASWTHLIGIKPQRGRISTWPRPESFQGITVNGTLARSVADAALLLDAASGNHQGDLHRPPVLRVSDAVGREPGRLRIALSLKPPFTAVPARLDPAVRAKVVALAERIAALGHTVEEAEPRYGRIGLTFVPRATAGIAERVRDAPHPHLLDPRTQGAARLGRLLGGAPLRVARRAEATLHRRIGALFDSYDVLLAPTTAAPPPRVGSMANLSGLDTDRAMIAACPYAWPWNVLGWPGVNVPAGFVGDGLPVGAQLLGPAHSEPLLVSLASQLEDDQRWHERWPPREAAADSPAV from the coding sequence ATGGCTGACGACCGTGCCGCAGGTCTGGCGGAGTGTGCCCGCGCCCTCGCCGCGGGCGAGGTGAGCTCGCGTGAACTGGTCGAACGGGCGCTGGCCCGGATCGAGACCACCCAGCCGTCCCTGAACGCCTTCCGTCTGGTGCGCGCCGAGGCCGCGCTCGACGAGGCGGACGCGGCGGACAGGGAACTCGCGGCGGGACACCGCCGGCCCCTGCTGGGAGTGCCGGTGGCGGTGAAGGACGACATGGACGTGGCCGGGGAGCCGACCGCGTTCGGCTGCCGGGGGGTCTTCCCGCCCGAGGCCCGGGACGGGGAGGCGGTACGCCGGCTGCGCGCGGCCGGGGCGATCGTCATCGGCAAGACCAACACCTGCGAACTCGGCCAGTGGCCGTTCACGGAGGGCCCGGCCTTCGGCGCCACCCGCAATCCCTGGCACGCCGACCACACCCCCGGGGGCTCCTCCGGCGGCTCCGCGGCGGCGGTCGCGGCGGGCCTGGTCCCGGCGGCGCTGGGCTCGGACGGCGCCGGCTCCGTCCGTATCCCGGCCTCCTGGACCCATCTGATCGGGATCAAGCCGCAGCGCGGCCGGATCTCCACCTGGCCGCGCCCGGAGTCCTTCCAGGGCATCACGGTCAACGGCACCCTCGCCCGCTCGGTGGCGGACGCGGCGCTGCTCCTGGACGCGGCGAGCGGCAACCACCAGGGCGATCTGCACCGCCCGCCCGTGCTGCGGGTGTCCGACGCGGTGGGCCGCGAGCCGGGCCGGCTGCGGATCGCGCTGTCGCTCAAGCCGCCGTTCACGGCGGTGCCCGCGCGGCTCGACCCGGCCGTACGGGCGAAGGTGGTGGCACTCGCGGAGCGGATCGCGGCGCTCGGCCACACGGTGGAGGAGGCCGAACCGCGCTACGGACGGATCGGACTCACGTTCGTCCCGCGCGCGACGGCGGGTATCGCCGAACGGGTGCGCGACGCGCCCCACCCGCACCTCCTGGACCCGCGCACCCAGGGAGCCGCCCGCCTCGGCCGGCTGCTCGGCGGCGCGCCCCTGCGGGTGGCCCGGCGCGCCGAGGCGACCCTGCACCGCCGGATCGGCGCGCTCTTCGACAGCTACGACGTACTGCTCGCGCCCACCACGGCCGCTCCCCCGCCCCGCGTCGGCTCGATGGCGAACCTGAGCGGGCTGGACACCGACCGGGCCATGATCGCCGCCTGTCCGTACGCCTGGCCGTGGAACGTCCTGGGGTGGCCGGGTGTGAACGTACCCGCCGGTTTCGTCGGCGACGGGCTGCCGGTCGGCGCCCAGCTCCTCGGCCCGGCGCACAGCGAGCCGTTGCTGGTCTCGCTCGCCTCCCAGCTGGAGGACGACCAGCGCTGGCACGAGCGGTGGCCGCCGCGTGAGGCGGCGGCGGATTCCCCTGCGGTGTAG
- a CDS encoding LacI family DNA-binding transcriptional regulator → MVQIPNQPVPPSPAQRPVPTSADVARLAGVSRATVSYVLNNTSAVRISEPTRRRVHEAAKDLGYVPHAAARSLRAGHSRMVLMPAPSVPVGPLYSQFFNELQWALGRLDYTVVQYGSVGLHGDEAARAWAELRPVAVLVPGSGLGPQGVAVLKRSGARAVVTLGPERVEGAHALLMDHDRVGHSAGAHLVARGRHRVGVVVPEEPGLEIFSRPRLEGVRRALRGTGATATELPLAYEEEAAARLAARWRALGLDGVFAYNDEYAMLLMRALQDAGIVVPDETAVIGADDLMLGRLLRPRLSTVHIELPSGRDLAELVDRAVREPGATPETHEVLGARIVHRDSS, encoded by the coding sequence ATGGTGCAGATACCGAATCAGCCCGTCCCGCCGTCGCCCGCACAACGACCCGTGCCGACGAGCGCCGATGTGGCCCGCCTGGCGGGCGTCTCCCGGGCCACCGTCTCGTACGTTCTGAACAACACCAGCGCCGTCCGGATCAGCGAGCCCACCCGCCGCCGCGTCCACGAGGCGGCCAAGGATCTCGGGTACGTTCCGCACGCGGCGGCCCGCAGCCTGCGCGCCGGACACAGCCGGATGGTCCTGATGCCCGCCCCGAGCGTCCCCGTGGGCCCGCTCTACAGCCAGTTCTTCAACGAGCTGCAGTGGGCGCTGGGCCGTTTGGACTACACCGTCGTCCAGTACGGCAGTGTCGGTCTGCACGGGGACGAGGCCGCCCGTGCCTGGGCGGAGCTGCGGCCGGTCGCCGTGCTGGTGCCCGGCAGCGGTCTCGGCCCGCAGGGCGTGGCCGTCCTCAAGCGCTCCGGGGCCCGGGCCGTGGTCACCCTGGGCCCCGAGCGGGTCGAGGGCGCGCACGCGCTCCTCATGGACCACGACCGGGTCGGCCACAGCGCGGGGGCCCATCTGGTGGCCCGCGGCCGGCACCGCGTCGGCGTCGTGGTGCCGGAGGAACCCGGCCTGGAGATCTTCTCCAGGCCGCGCCTCGAAGGCGTACGCCGTGCGCTGCGCGGCACCGGCGCCACGGCGACCGAGTTGCCGCTCGCCTACGAGGAGGAGGCCGCCGCCCGGCTCGCGGCCCGCTGGCGCGCGCTCGGCCTGGACGGGGTGTTCGCCTACAACGACGAGTACGCCATGCTGCTGATGAGGGCGCTCCAGGACGCGGGAATCGTGGTCCCGGACGAGACGGCCGTCATCGGCGCGGACGACCTGATGCTCGGGCGGCTGCTGCGGCCCCGGCTCAGTACCGTCCACATCGAACTGCCGTCCGGTCGGGACCTCGCGGAGCTGGTCGACCGCGCGGTGCGCGAACCCGGCGCGACGCCCGAGACCCACGAGGTACTGGGAGCACGGATCGTGCACCGCGACTCGAGCTGA